The following proteins are encoded in a genomic region of Chloroflexi bacterium ADurb.Bin180:
- the albA_4 gene encoding Albonoursin synthase, which translates to MDAMEAILTRRSIRQFTNQPVPEQLVKHLLEAAMCAPSARNQQVWRFLVIRDKAKLAELQQVHPNVPASGAALAVLVCGDLAAETAQGFWVQDCAAATQNLLLAAHASGLGAIWSGVYPREERVANLKRLFGLPENIVPLSVLAIGYPAESKGRQERYDSKKVHFDRW; encoded by the coding sequence ATGGACGCAATGGAAGCAATCTTGACCCGTCGCAGCATCCGCCAGTTCACCAATCAGCCGGTACCGGAGCAGTTGGTCAAACACCTCCTCGAAGCGGCGATGTGCGCCCCGTCGGCGCGCAATCAGCAGGTGTGGCGGTTCCTCGTCATTCGCGACAAGGCCAAACTGGCCGAGCTGCAGCAGGTGCACCCCAATGTGCCCGCCAGTGGGGCGGCTCTGGCCGTGCTCGTCTGCGGCGACCTGGCGGCAGAGACGGCGCAGGGATTCTGGGTGCAGGACTGTGCTGCAGCCACACAGAACCTGCTGCTCGCGGCACACGCTTCGGGACTGGGAGCCATCTGGTCCGGCGTCTACCCGCGTGAGGAGCGCGTGGCCAACCTCAAGCGCCTGTTCGGGCTGCCGGAGAACATCGTGCCTCTGTCGGTGCTCGCCATCGGCTACCCGGCCGAGAGCAAGGGGCGCCAGGAGCGCTACGACTCAAAAAAGGTGCACTTTGACCGCTGGTGA